The Staphylococcus simiae genome includes the window TAAAACATTGTGACAAACATATTTTGATTAACGTTTTTTTCAACAACTCGGTTTAATCGTTTTAACCCATCACTCGGTAATTGAGAGTGTCCATAAGAGTCCATACCAAATTTAATCATACTCATGGCAAGTGCAGCTGGAATACCTTTACCTATCACGTCGGCAACTGCAAAACTCATTGTTCCATCGTTATGATCTATTAAATTAAAATAATCTCCACTTACTTTTTGTGCAGCGACTGAGATAACACCTATTTGTATACTATCAAACTGTGGGATATCTGTTTTTAGCATTGTTTGTTGTAGACTAGATGCTAAATCTATTTCTTTATCGTGGACTTGAAGTTTATCTACTAATTTCTGATAATCTCTATAACTATACCCAAAGCCTTTAACAATTTCTTGTAAGACGACTAAAGTTTTGAAAATATCTTCTTTAGTTAAGTCTAACGTTAAAATATATTTCTTATGTATGTCTACGATATCCTCAGGCAAAACGTCTTTCCTGATGACTTCGTCTGTATACTTCTCACATTTTTTTATTAATTCTTTTTGATCTTGATTGGTTAAACTTTCATCAATTAAACCTTTATAATGTTGTTTAAACTCTTCCACGATTTTGCCTCCTTATTTCTATCCCATAAAATAAGCTGTGTTGTACTTAAACACGACATGTCAGTACAAATTACTTATATACCCCAGTAAATACTAATTCAGCAATATTGATTTTTTAGGCTTGATATGTAGTAAGAGAAAACAAATAACATTTCACTAAACTACAAACTCAATATAAAAGTATTATTCTCTATTTGTGTTAAGTAAGGTAAGAACTGTTACAGCAAAAATTAAAAACTTAATTTTTGTTGTAATGTTCTAGATAGGCAAAGGTTGGCACCAAACCACTACAAAACTAAACTCTGCTAATAGAATATTTACAATCAAATATATGTTAGATTCATATGCAATTAAAATGATTAGTCCACTTTTTTAGAGAATCAAACATTAAAGCCAAAAAAAACTTTAGGATTGAACACCTAAAGCTAAAAAACTTAAGACATCCATTTATAATAAACACTATATACAAAACTTATAATGAATAACTACTTTAGCAAAGTAACCTTGTGAAATTTGCTGTGTCGAATAAGTTATTTTTATTATAAAATTATTGTCTTCCTAACATTATTTTATTTGTCTTTGAAAAATTCATATAATAAACTAAGAAAGTTTATGTTGACTTAAAGTAGTTAATCCTAAGCTAATAATTAAAGCATTATCTACTTCTTTCATTTTACTTTCTGATAAATACGTTAACTTTTCCTTTAATCGTTTCTTATCAAGTGTTCGTATTTGTTCAAGTAAAATAACTGAATCTTTATCAAGTTTATATTTCTTCTTTTCAATTTCTACATGTGTTGGTATTTTGGCTTTATTTATCCTACCTGTTATTGCCGCAACAATAACAGTAGGACTATATTTATTACCAGTGTCATTTTGTATAATGACTACAGGTCTAACTCCCCCTTGTTCAGACCCTTGAACTGGTGATAAATCCGCTAAATAAACATCGCCTCTTTTAATCATTCATTCGATGAGTTAGAAGATAAATATGATTCGTTACAATCACACGCTTCGCACTCTATTGGGAAAGCTTCGTTCGCTAGGGAGAGATTTAAATCTGCCATTTGTGAATATCCTTCTTTTAAAGATTGTTCTAAACTATGACTTCTATTTTGGCTAAATGATAACATATGAGAACCTCCATCCGAGTTCAAAAGTTATTAATTGTACTTTAATTACTTTTATGATAACAAATTTTAATAATACTGACTATATTATTTTAATAATTCATTTGTCACATCTATGTCATCGCCATCATGATATACTCTTGGCAATCTTCTTGATAAATTACAAAGGACTTCGTAAACAATGGTTTGTTGTTTGCGAGCGGCTTGTTCCACAGACTGTTCACTGTCTCGATGATTATCAATTAAAATAACTGAGTCACCTGTTTTTACATTATCAGGTACTTTAACAATCATTTGATCCATGCAAACTCGACCAATAACTTCACATTGTTGTCCATTGACGTTAACATGACTTCCTTGCATGACTCTCAAATACCCATCAGCATAGCCAATTGGTAAAATTGCTATTTTTGTTGCTGCTGTTGCAGTATATGTAGCACCATAACTAACTGATTCACCGGCCAATAAAGATTTAACTTGAACAATATTAGTTACTAGTTGAATACTAGGTCTTAAGTGTACTTTAACATTTTCTTTAACATATTCAGATGGATAATATCCATATAAAGCAATTCCAGGTCTTACGGCATTACAAAATTGACCGTCCATTAATAACGTTGCTGCTGAATTTTGACAATGGACATATTGAGGCTTTTCGAATTGATTTACCATATTTTTAAATAATTGATATTGTTCAGTCGTATATTCACCTGGTTCATCAGCACAAGCAAAATGAGTA containing:
- a CDS encoding SpoIIE family protein phosphatase; the encoded protein is MEEFKQHYKGLIDESLTNQDQKELIKKCEKYTDEVIRKDVLPEDIVDIHKKYILTLDLTKEDIFKTLVVLQEIVKGFGYSYRDYQKLVDKLQVHDKEIDLASSLQQTMLKTDIPQFDSIQIGVISVAAQKVSGDYFNLIDHNDGTMSFAVADVIGKGIPAALAMSMIKFGMDSYGHSQLPSDGLKRLNRVVEKNVNQNMFVTMFYGLYEEMNHLLYCSSAGHEPGYIYRAEKEQFEEISVKGRVLGISPNTRYQQQEIPIYLDDLIIIFTDGVTEARSTEGEFIDKNQLLDYIEKHKHMHPQDIVQIIYEAILKLQNPSKKDDMIILIIKRVN
- a CDS encoding type II toxin-antitoxin system PemK/MazF family toxin; amino-acid sequence: MIKRGDVYLADLSPVQGSEQGGVRPVVIIQNDTGNKYSPTVIVAAITGRINKAKIPTHVEIEKKKYKLDKDSVILLEQIRTLDKKRLKEKLTYLSESKMKEVDNALIISLGLTTLSQHKLS
- the alr gene encoding alanine racemase, yielding MADKYYRPAYINVDLNAVSANFNTISTLHHNKTVIAVIKANAYGLGSVKVAQHLMNHGATFFAVATLDEAIELRMHGITAKILVLGVITPEDVDKAIQHRIALTAPSKQWLKEMIKNISSEQIKKLWLHVKLDTGMGRLGIKDSDEYQEVIDIITQQEQLVFEGVYTHFACADEPGEYTTEQYQLFKNMVNQFEKPQYVHCQNSAATLLMDGQFCNAVRPGIALYGYYPSEYVKENVKVHLRPSIQLVTNIVQVKSLLAGESVSYGATYTATAATKIAILPIGYADGYLRVMQGSHVNVNGQQCEVIGRVCMDQMIVKVPDNVKTGDSVILIDNHRDSEQSVEQAARKQQTIVYEVLCNLSRRLPRVYHDGDDIDVTNELLK
- the mazE gene encoding type II toxin-antitoxin system antitoxin MazE translates to MLSFSQNRSHSLEQSLKEGYSQMADLNLSLANEAFPIECEACDCNESYLSSNSSNE